The following are from one region of the Vidua chalybeata isolate OUT-0048 chromosome 12, bVidCha1 merged haplotype, whole genome shotgun sequence genome:
- the ASB14 gene encoding ankyrin repeat and SOCS box protein 14 isoform X1, whose protein sequence is MNNSVYMVDGDSDEEISTQRAIQESLQDRHKFETSAAEVESFQCTASKEHGQIIAAIRTGQEEALKKLVRHSSAFEEADQQGWLPVHEAAAQLNKNILEITLKASRDITWEQSTLKGETPLLVAVRNCFVDNVHFLLLNGCNPNVKNEEGDSPLVIAVKLDSHDIASLLLRSGARVNLRCVHERTALHEAARLGRKDLVQLLLDSGADPDPRSGYGLTPLALAAQMGHTEIMELLLQKGADVLSQAMDCASILFEAAGGGNPDSVSLLLEYGADANVPKHSGHLPIHRAAYRGHFLALKYLVPVTDFSAIKESGISPVHSAAAGAHPQCLEFLLQSGFDANFMLAQRVRKGYDDHRKSALYFAVSNGDICSTQLLLNAGALTNQDPINCLQIALRMGNYELMNLLLRHGANVNYFCRVNTTHFPSALQYALKDEVMLRMLLNYGYDVHRCFDCPWGSGDHSQYVTDGWTSTVIKDTMFCEVITLSWLKHVSGKVVRVMLDYVDHVKICWKLEAVLKEQELWPDIHFILTNPRSLKHLCRLKIRACMGRLRLRCPVFMTFLPLPNCLKDYILYKEYDLYGQENFRGIYNLNCA, encoded by the exons ACAGGCCAAGAGGAGGCCTTGAAGAAGTTGGTGAGGCACAGTTCTGCTTTTGAAGAAGCAGATCAGCAAGGCTGGCTTCCTGTGCatgaagctgcagcacagctaaATAAGAACATCCTTGAAATAACTTTAAAAG ccTCCCGTGACATTACGTGGGAACAGTCCACTCTAAAAGGGGAAACACCTCTCTTGGTGGCAGTAAGAAATTGTTTTGTGGACAATGTCCACTTTCTCCTGCTCAATGGCTGCAATCCCAATGTTAAAAATGAAGAGGGAGATTCTCCTTTAGTTATAG CAGTTAAACTTGATTCCCATGACATTGCCTCCTTGTTGCTACGATCTGGTGCCAGAGTGAATTTGCGCTGTGTCCATGAGAGAACTGCTCTGCATGAGGCAGCCAGACTGGGCAGGAAGGATCTGGTACAGCTTCTCCTGGATTCTGGAGCAGATCCTGACCCCCGCAGTGGATATGGGCTCACACCTCTAGCACTGGCTGCACAGATGGGACATACAGAAATTATGGAGCTCTTACTGCAAAAAG GTGCAGATGTTCTTTCACAGGCAATGGACTGTGCTTCTATATTGTttgaagcagcaggaggaggaaatccAGATTCTGTGAGTCTTTTACTAGAATATGGGGCTGATGCCAATGTACCAAAGCACTCGGGTCATTTACCAATCCACAGAGCTGCATATAGAGGACACTTTCT agctCTCAAATATTTAGTTCCAGTGACTGATTTTTCTGCCATTAAAGAAAGTGGGATAAGTCCAGttcactcagcagcagcaggagcacatcCTCAGTGCCTTGAGTTTCTCCTGCAGTCGGGTTTTGATGCCAATTTTATGCTGGCTCAGAGGGTTCGCAAAGGCTACGACGACCACCGGAAATCAGCCCTGTACTTCGCTGTTTCCAACGGGGATATCTGCTCAACGCAGCTGCTGCTCAACGCCGGAGCCCTGACAAACCAAGATCCCATCAACTGCCTCCAAATAGCCTTGAGAATGGGCAACTACGAGTTAATGAACCTGCTGCTCCGCCACGGGGCCAATGTCAACTACTTCTGCCGCGTGAACACCACGCACTTCCCGTCAGCTCTGCAGTACGCCCTCAAGGATGAGGTCATGCTGAGGATGCTGCTGAACTACGGCTACGACGTGCACCGCTGCTTCGACTGCCCGTGGGGCAGCGGGGACCACTCCCAGTATGTGACGGACGGCTGGACCTCCACCGTCATCAAAGACACCATG TTCTGTGAAGTGATAACCTTGTCCTGGCTGAAGCACGTGTCTGGGAAAGTAGTGCGAGTCATGTTAGATTACGTTGATCATGTTAAGATTTGCTGGAAGCTTGAAGCAGTTCTCAAAGAACAGGAACTCTGGCCAGACATCCATTTCATTTTAA CAAATCCTCGCTCTCTGAAGCACCTTTGCCGTCTGAAGATCCGGGCATGCATGGGCCGGCTGCGTCTCCGCTGTCCTGTCTTCATGACCTTCCTTCCACTGCCAAACTGCTTGAAAGATTACATCCTGTACAAGGAATATGATCTTTATGGACAGGAAAACTTCAGAGGGATCTACAACCTCAACTGTGCATAA
- the ASB14 gene encoding ankyrin repeat and SOCS box protein 14 isoform X2: protein MFFHRQWTVLLYCLKQQEEEIQILALKYLVPVTDFSAIKESGISPVHSAAAGAHPQCLEFLLQSGFDANFMLAQRVRKGYDDHRKSALYFAVSNGDICSTQLLLNAGALTNQDPINCLQIALRMGNYELMNLLLRHGANVNYFCRVNTTHFPSALQYALKDEVMLRMLLNYGYDVHRCFDCPWGSGDHSQYVTDGWTSTVIKDTMFCEVITLSWLKHVSGKVVRVMLDYVDHVKICWKLEAVLKEQELWPDIHFILTNPRSLKHLCRLKIRACMGRLRLRCPVFMTFLPLPNCLKDYILYKEYDLYGQENFRGIYNLNCA from the exons ATGTTCTTTCACAGGCAATGGACTGTGCTTCTATATTGTttgaagcagcaggaggaggaaatccAGATTCT agctCTCAAATATTTAGTTCCAGTGACTGATTTTTCTGCCATTAAAGAAAGTGGGATAAGTCCAGttcactcagcagcagcaggagcacatcCTCAGTGCCTTGAGTTTCTCCTGCAGTCGGGTTTTGATGCCAATTTTATGCTGGCTCAGAGGGTTCGCAAAGGCTACGACGACCACCGGAAATCAGCCCTGTACTTCGCTGTTTCCAACGGGGATATCTGCTCAACGCAGCTGCTGCTCAACGCCGGAGCCCTGACAAACCAAGATCCCATCAACTGCCTCCAAATAGCCTTGAGAATGGGCAACTACGAGTTAATGAACCTGCTGCTCCGCCACGGGGCCAATGTCAACTACTTCTGCCGCGTGAACACCACGCACTTCCCGTCAGCTCTGCAGTACGCCCTCAAGGATGAGGTCATGCTGAGGATGCTGCTGAACTACGGCTACGACGTGCACCGCTGCTTCGACTGCCCGTGGGGCAGCGGGGACCACTCCCAGTATGTGACGGACGGCTGGACCTCCACCGTCATCAAAGACACCATG TTCTGTGAAGTGATAACCTTGTCCTGGCTGAAGCACGTGTCTGGGAAAGTAGTGCGAGTCATGTTAGATTACGTTGATCATGTTAAGATTTGCTGGAAGCTTGAAGCAGTTCTCAAAGAACAGGAACTCTGGCCAGACATCCATTTCATTTTAA CAAATCCTCGCTCTCTGAAGCACCTTTGCCGTCTGAAGATCCGGGCATGCATGGGCCGGCTGCGTCTCCGCTGTCCTGTCTTCATGACCTTCCTTCCACTGCCAAACTGCTTGAAAGATTACATCCTGTACAAGGAATATGATCTTTATGGACAGGAAAACTTCAGAGGGATCTACAACCTCAACTGTGCATAA